The region CGGCCTTGTGGCGTTACCGAGCTCTATGGCCATCTCTATGAGCCTTCCCACTCCCTCTTCGTCGATGTGGATGAAGGGGTCTCCTTTAAGGATTCCCAGCTCTACGTACTTACCGATAAACTTACCGGCATCGTCCCTGGAGAGGCCGAAGGTCATCTGGGTAAGGTCGTTGGTTCCGAAGGAGAAGTACTCTGCGTCCCTTGCCAGCTTGTCGGCTATAACCGCCGCCCTGGGAACCTCTACCATGGTTCCCACCTGGTAGGGGACTTCTACGCCCATTTCAAGGAAGACCTGAGCGGCAACGTCGTCTATGAGCTTTTTGAGCTCGTGAAGCTCTTTCTCGTCGGCAATGAGGGGAAGCATTATCTCGGGAAGAACCTCTACGCCGTTCCTCTTGCAGATGCAGGCGGCCTCTAAGATTGCCCTTGCCTGCATCCTGTAGATTTCCGGGTGGGTGATTCCAAGCCTTGAACCCCTTAAGCCGAGCATCGGGTTGACTTCGTGAAGCTCCTCTGCACGCTTTTTAAGCTCTTCAACGGGAAGACCCATCTCCTTAGCGGTCCTCTCAAACTCCTCCTCCGTTCTGGGGAGGAACTCGTGGAGGGGCGGGTCAAGGAGCCTGATGTTTACGGGCAGGCCGTTCATAACCTCGAAGATTGCAATGAAGTCCTCCCTCTGCATGGGAAGGAGCTTCTCAAGGGCCCTCTCCCTCTCCTCCTGGGTCTTGGCGAGAATCATCTCCCTAACAACGGGAATCCTCTCCTCTTTGAAGAACATGTGCTCGGTTCTACACAGACCTATACCTTCGGCACCGAACTTCCTGCCCTGCTCGGCGTCTTCGGGGGTGTCGGCGTTTACCCTAACCTGGAGGGTCCTTATCTCGTCTGCCCACTTCATAAGCTCTTCAAACTCGCCGGAAATCTGGGCAGGAATGGTCTTGAGCTCACCGTGGAAAACTTCTCCCGTTGAGCCGTCTATTGTGATTACCTCTCCCTTCTTAACAACAACGTCGCCTACCCTGAACTCCTCCCTGTCGTAGTCAACGTGAATGGACTCGGCACCGACTATACAGGTCTTACCCATACCCCTTGCAACAACTGCAGCGTGGGAGGTCATTCCTCCCCTTGCGGTGAGAATACCCTCTGCCGCGTGCATTCCGTGGATATCTTCCGGGGAGGTTTCGTGCCTTACGAGGATAACTTTCTCTCCCTTTTCGGCAAGCTCAACGGCTTCATCGGCCGTAAACACAACTTTACCGCTTACGGCTCCCGGAGCTGCGGGGAGTCCTTTGGCTATGAGCCTGCCTTCGGCCTTCGCCCTCTTCCTGTCCTCTTCGTCGAGCATCGGGTGGAGGAGCTGGTCTATGAGGGAGGGGTCAACCCTTAAAATGGCCTCCTCCTTGGAGATAAGCCCCTCTTTAACCATATCTACGGCTATTTTAACTGCCGCCTTTGCGGTCCTCTTACCGGTCCTCGTCTGGAGCATCCAGAGGCGGCCGTTCTCAATGGTGAACTCTATGTCCTGCATCTCTCTGTAGTGTTTCTCAAGGATGTCTCTAATCTTGAGGAGCTCTTTGTAAACTTCCGGGAACTCCTCCTCGAGGGAGGTCTGCTCCTGGCTGGTCTTCTGGGCTTTTGTAAGGGGCTGAGGAGTCCTTATTCCGGCGACTACGTCTTCACCCTGGGCGTTCTTGAGGTACTCGCCGTAGAACTCGTTCTCTCCGGTAGAGGGGTTCCTGGTAAAGGCAACGCCGGTTCCGGAAGTTTCGCCCATGTTCCCGAAGACCATCGCAACTATGTTAACGGCAGTTCCGTAGTCTTCGGGAATCTTGTTGATTTCCCTGTACTTGATGGCCCTGGGGTTGTTCCAGGAGTCGAAAACGGCCTTAATGGCCATTTTAAGCTGCTCGTAAGGGTCCTGAGGGAACTCCCTGCCGGTCTCCCTCTTTACAAGCTCCTTGTAGCGCTTTACAACGTCTTTAAGGTCTTCTGCAGAGAGGTCAACGTCTTGCTTGGCCCCAACTTCCCTCTTCTTCTCCTCGAGAACCTCTTCAAACTTCTCGTGGGGAATACCCATCACAACGTTTCCGAACATCTGAATGAAGCGGCGGTAGGAGTCCCAGGCGAACCTTTCGTTGTTGGTGGATTTTGCAAGGCCCTCAACGGTTTCATCGTTAAGGCCCAGGTTTAAGATTGTGTCCATCATTCCGGGCATGGAGACCGGAGCTCCCGACCTTACGGAAACGAGGAGAGGGTTCTCCTTGTCTCCGAACTTCTTGCCCATCTCTTTTTCGATTTTCCTGAGGCCCTCGAGAACCTCGTCCCACATACCTTCCGGGAACTGCTTGCCGAGCTTGTAGTAGTCTTTGCACACCTCGGTTGTTATGGTTATTCCCGGAGGAACGGGAAGACCAAGGTTTGTCATCTCGGCAAGGTTTGCACCTTTACCGCCGAGAAGCATCTTCATGTCGGCACTACCTTCGGCTTTACCACCGCCGAAGTAGTAAACCATTTTTTTACGCATCGCTCGCGCCCCCCTTAGATAGCAAGTTTTGAGAAGTCTATGAGTTTAAGGAGTTGGTCGGCTATGGTCTTCAGGAGGCTGAGCCTCCTGTTCCTCACCTGAGGGTCTCTGTCCATAACCATCACGTTGTCGAAGAAGGCGTCTACTGCCGGTTTGAGCGAGCTTACCTGAAGCAGGGCTTCGGTGTAGTTCCTTTCGGATATGAGCTTGTTGAGTTTGGACTGAAGCTCTTTGAAGGCGTTAAAGAGGTTCTCTTCAAACTCCCCTTGCGGGGTGAAGTCTGTGGCCTCAAATCCCTCAGGTATTATGTTCACAACCCGTCGCATCGTTATCAGCGTTGCCTCAAACTCCGGGTTCTCCCGGAGCTTCTCAACCGCCTTCGCCCTCAAGAAGGCGTCGTAGGGGTCGTGGGTAACTGCAAGAACCGCCTCAAGTGTATCGGGTCTGAACCCTTTTTCCTTTAAAAAGTTTTTAAGTCTTTCCTTTACGAACTCGGCGGTCTCTTCGGGAGCTTCCCGAATAAGCTCAATACCCTGCTCCCCGTAGAGCCGGGCCGCCTCTCTTGCGGCTTCAAGAATATCCAGGAAGAGTTCATTCTCTATTAGGGTCTGAATGAGTCCGAGGGCGTTCCTCCTCAGGGCGAAGGGGTCTGCCGAGCCCGTGGGCTTAAGGCCCACCCCTATGAAGCCGGTGAGGTTGTCTACCTTCTCGGCAACCGAAAGGGCCACGCCGGCCGCCGTTTTAGCAACGGAGTCGCCCGAGAACCTGGGGAGGTAGTGCTCCTCTATTGCCACCGCAACGGCCTCGGGTTCGCCGTCTAAGAGGGCGTAGTACTTGCCCATGGTGCCTTGAAGCTCGGGGAACTCGTTAACCATCTCTGTCAGAAGGTCGGCCTTGCACAGGTGGGCCGCCCTGCGGCTCTCACCTTCAGAGCCCAGACCGGTAACTCCTGCAACCCAAGGGGCAAGTCCTTCCAACCTTTTAGTTTTCTGGAGCATCGTCCCGAGCTTCTCGTGGAATATGATGCCCTCAAGCTTGGGTACCCGCTCTTCGAGCCTTTTCTTCCTGTCTTCGTTGAAGAAGAAGAGGGCGTCTTTCAGCCGGGCCCTCAGAACCTTTTCGTAACCCCGGCAAACGGTAGAGTCATCTACCGGCTTAATGTTTGCAACGCCAACGAAGTAGTTTTTTAGGTTGCCGGCTTCGTCTGTAACGGCGAAGAACTTCTGGTGGTCTTTCATAACAACAACGGGCACCTCTTTGGGGAGCTTCAAAAACTCCTCCTCAAAGCTCCCCAGTATCGGGTAGGGAAACTCAACGAGGTTCGTAACCTCCTCAAGGAGCTCTTCGTCCTTTAAGAGGTGTCCGCCTACGCGCCTTGCAAGGGAAACGGCACCGTCGAGTATCTGGGCGCACCGTTTCTCCTGGTCGGCAACAACGAAGCGCTCTTCCAGCTTCTCAAGGTGCTCGGCCGGCTCCTCTACAACGAAAGGCTCGGGAGAGAGGAACCTGTGGCCGTAAGAGATATTGGAGCTGACTATGCCGTCTATCTCAAACTCTACCGGCTCTCCTCCGTAAACGGCGGCTATCCACCTTATAGGCCTGCCGAACCTTATCCTCTTGGTGCCCCAGCGCATACTCTTCTTAAAGGGTATGGAGAGTATCAGCTTCGGAAGAAGCTCTCTCAGAACCTCTACAGCCGAACGCCCCTTTACAACCCTCTTAACCG is a window of Thermovibrio ammonificans HB-1 DNA encoding:
- the ppdK gene encoding pyruvate, phosphate dikinase, which codes for MRKKMVYYFGGGKAEGSADMKMLLGGKGANLAEMTNLGLPVPPGITITTEVCKDYYKLGKQFPEGMWDEVLEGLRKIEKEMGKKFGDKENPLLVSVRSGAPVSMPGMMDTILNLGLNDETVEGLAKSTNNERFAWDSYRRFIQMFGNVVMGIPHEKFEEVLEEKKREVGAKQDVDLSAEDLKDVVKRYKELVKRETGREFPQDPYEQLKMAIKAVFDSWNNPRAIKYREINKIPEDYGTAVNIVAMVFGNMGETSGTGVAFTRNPSTGENEFYGEYLKNAQGEDVVAGIRTPQPLTKAQKTSQEQTSLEEEFPEVYKELLKIRDILEKHYREMQDIEFTIENGRLWMLQTRTGKRTAKAAVKIAVDMVKEGLISKEEAILRVDPSLIDQLLHPMLDEEDRKRAKAEGRLIAKGLPAAPGAVSGKVVFTADEAVELAEKGEKVILVRHETSPEDIHGMHAAEGILTARGGMTSHAAVVARGMGKTCIVGAESIHVDYDREEFRVGDVVVKKGEVITIDGSTGEVFHGELKTIPAQISGEFEELMKWADEIRTLQVRVNADTPEDAEQGRKFGAEGIGLCRTEHMFFKEERIPVVREMILAKTQEERERALEKLLPMQREDFIAIFEVMNGLPVNIRLLDPPLHEFLPRTEEEFERTAKEMGLPVEELKKRAEELHEVNPMLGLRGSRLGITHPEIYRMQARAILEAACICKRNGVEVLPEIMLPLIADEKELHELKKLIDDVAAQVFLEMGVEVPYQVGTMVEVPRAAVIADKLARDAEYFSFGTNDLTQMTFGLSRDDAGKFIGKYVELGILKGDPFIHIDEEGVGRLIEMAIELGNATRPGIKTGICGEHGGDPRSINFFQKVGVKYVSPSPFRVPIARLAAAQARIRQLRGEL
- the glyS gene encoding glycine--tRNA ligase subunit beta, producing MRVRNLLLEIGCEELPAHFVTSGIEFLKEKLPQELESNFLPPSSVEVFGTPRRLIAVAYDVPEVQPDREELLVGPSLKAAFDTEGRPTRAAEGFARSKGVSVEELITVENPPGKRGTYVAVKRVVKGRSAVEVLRELLPKLILSIPFKKSMRWGTKRIRFGRPIRWIAAVYGGEPVEFEIDGIVSSNISYGHRFLSPEPFVVEEPAEHLEKLEERFVVADQEKRCAQILDGAVSLARRVGGHLLKDEELLEEVTNLVEFPYPILGSFEEEFLKLPKEVPVVVMKDHQKFFAVTDEAGNLKNYFVGVANIKPVDDSTVCRGYEKVLRARLKDALFFFNEDRKKRLEERVPKLEGIIFHEKLGTMLQKTKRLEGLAPWVAGVTGLGSEGESRRAAHLCKADLLTEMVNEFPELQGTMGKYYALLDGEPEAVAVAIEEHYLPRFSGDSVAKTAAGVALSVAEKVDNLTGFIGVGLKPTGSADPFALRRNALGLIQTLIENELFLDILEAAREAARLYGEQGIELIREAPEETAEFVKERLKNFLKEKGFRPDTLEAVLAVTHDPYDAFLRAKAVEKLRENPEFEATLITMRRVVNIIPEGFEATDFTPQGEFEENLFNAFKELQSKLNKLISERNYTEALLQVSSLKPAVDAFFDNVMVMDRDPQVRNRRLSLLKTIADQLLKLIDFSKLAI